In Verrucomicrobiales bacterium, a single window of DNA contains:
- a CDS encoding HAMP domain-containing protein, producing the protein MTESTPRSSPSNASSSGAPDENRPPLLQRLRTRLLLLVALAVAPMLGLVLFTAWDQRNQAHEEVRSEALRLTRIAIKLQEQHLEAARQLLSTLAQMGRWRSATNPAATSLLFGQLMQLHPVYTTIGAVDAEGNVIASGSALAEGEAKVTSKLWFQRVRQLRTFAVGDYSVANPHRKLTVNLAYPILERTNQMFLGAVYAALDFSWIGTLALESKLPENSTIAVLDNTWRVVGQFSSSDRGSGSQGQGLPLSSMDWRFRAGETTFEQKDSDGVPRLYCINALIGDEADPELRVAVGIPSKAAFEGTRRALAMNLGVLGGVTLLTGLLAWFGAEGFILRGIHPLLKVARELHRGNLSARSGMPHSGGELNQLAAAFDEMAVSLEQRVAERQRAEARLKSLNEDLERKVSERTHELQRSNKELEEFAYAASHDLQEPLRMITGHLQLLERRYKGKLDQNADDFIHFAVDGAKRMDQLIVDLLTYSRVGTHGQALVAVDLNTVVARARENLALRIEENKASIQTERLPRVLGDPLQLTLVFQNLLSNGIKFHGNRAPQIEINCVPALEHPDQFWMVIVKDHGIGIEPKYFDRLFQLFQRLHTREEYPGTGIGLAICKRVVERHGGKIWIESTPGEGTTFFFTLRRCAAA; encoded by the coding sequence ATGACTGAAAGCACTCCCCGCAGCTCTCCGTCCAACGCCTCCTCGTCGGGTGCTCCCGACGAGAACCGTCCTCCTCTCCTCCAACGCCTGCGAACTCGGTTGCTCCTGCTCGTCGCCCTGGCCGTAGCGCCCATGTTGGGCCTGGTGCTATTCACAGCCTGGGATCAACGAAACCAGGCCCACGAGGAGGTGCGAAGCGAGGCCCTCCGACTCACGCGCATTGCGATCAAACTCCAAGAACAGCATCTGGAGGCCGCCCGCCAACTCCTTTCCACCCTGGCTCAAATGGGCCGCTGGAGATCAGCCACCAACCCGGCCGCCACCTCATTGCTCTTTGGACAGCTCATGCAGTTGCACCCGGTCTACACCACCATCGGGGCCGTCGATGCGGAGGGGAATGTGATTGCCAGCGGTTCCGCCCTTGCCGAAGGTGAGGCCAAGGTGACCAGCAAACTCTGGTTCCAGCGTGTCCGCCAGTTGCGGACGTTCGCAGTCGGCGACTACAGCGTCGCGAATCCCCACCGAAAACTCACCGTCAATCTGGCCTACCCCATCCTGGAAAGGACCAACCAGATGTTCCTCGGGGCGGTTTACGCGGCACTCGACTTCTCCTGGATTGGCACCTTGGCCCTGGAATCCAAACTGCCAGAAAACTCAACCATCGCCGTGCTCGACAACACCTGGCGAGTGGTTGGTCAGTTTTCCTCATCGGACCGTGGAAGCGGTTCCCAAGGGCAAGGACTCCCGTTAAGCAGCATGGATTGGCGGTTCCGCGCCGGGGAAACCACGTTTGAACAGAAGGACTCGGACGGAGTGCCGAGGCTGTACTGCATCAACGCGCTGATCGGCGATGAGGCGGATCCCGAGCTGCGGGTGGCCGTAGGAATTCCTTCAAAAGCAGCGTTCGAGGGCACTCGCCGAGCGCTGGCGATGAATCTGGGTGTGCTCGGCGGAGTGACTCTGCTGACCGGACTCTTGGCCTGGTTCGGGGCCGAGGGCTTCATCCTGCGCGGCATCCATCCGCTGCTCAAGGTGGCGCGTGAACTCCACCGGGGAAATCTGTCGGCCCGCAGCGGCATGCCTCACTCCGGAGGGGAACTCAACCAACTGGCCGCTGCCTTCGATGAGATGGCGGTCAGCCTCGAGCAACGCGTGGCCGAACGTCAGCGCGCCGAAGCACGGCTAAAATCGCTCAACGAAGACTTGGAACGCAAGGTCAGCGAGCGAACTCACGAGCTGCAACGCTCCAACAAGGAACTCGAAGAGTTCGCGTATGCGGCGTCTCATGATTTGCAGGAGCCGCTCCGAATGATCACCGGCCACCTCCAGTTGCTCGAGCGGCGCTACAAAGGAAAACTGGATCAGAACGCCGATGACTTCATCCACTTCGCCGTCGATGGAGCCAAGCGGATGGATCAGCTCATCGTCGATCTGCTCACCTACAGCCGCGTAGGAACCCACGGCCAGGCGCTGGTGGCGGTCGACCTCAACACGGTGGTGGCCCGCGCCCGCGAGAACCTCGCCCTGCGCATCGAGGAAAACAAGGCCTCCATCCAAACCGAGCGGCTCCCCCGTGTTCTCGGCGACCCGTTGCAGCTCACGCTCGTCTTCCAAAACCTACTCAGCAACGGCATCAAGTTTCACGGGAATCGCGCGCCCCAGATCGAGATCAACTGCGTTCCCGCCCTCGAGCATCCCGACCAGTTCTGGATGGTCATTGTCAAAGATCATGGCATTGGCATCGAACCCAAATACTTCGATCGCCTCTTCCAACTCTTCCAGCGCCTGCACACCCGCGAGGAGTATCCCGGCACCGGCATCGGCCTCGCCATCTGCAAACGCGTGGTGGAGCGTCACGGCGGAAAAATCTGGATCGAATCAACTCCCGGCGAAGGCACCACGTTCTTCTTCACCCTCCGCCGATGTGCGGCGGCCTAG
- a CDS encoding adenylosuccinate synthase, whose amino-acid sequence MMANTILVGAQWGDEGKGKIIDVLTEQADIVVRSQGGNNAGHTVYLGPKKYVLHLVPSGILRKRKVCVIGNGVVIDPINLVQELDGLEKLGIKMGRNLLISETAHLVFPYHRELDAQREVTKGKNKIGTTKRGIGPAYGDKAARTGLRMIDLTKPEQFAEKLKLKIKENNEILKAFGAKPLQYKQILKDYLAAGKRLTPFVANTVVYLHEACRANKNILFEGAQGTFLDIDHGTYPYVTSSNTTAGGACTGSGVPPHRMDSVIGVMKAYTTRVGEGPFPTENAELSDFLHGLGREFGATTGRARRCGWFDAVATRHAAMVNGIDDLAVTNVDGLDTLDVVRVCVGYRHAGKRYDYVPADAEVLGQCQPDYVEFPGWKTDTSKARRWKDLPGKARAYLDAIAQLTEARLAIVSVGPARDQTLFL is encoded by the coding sequence ATTATGGCTAACACGATTTTGGTAGGCGCCCAATGGGGCGATGAAGGCAAAGGCAAGATCATTGACGTCCTCACCGAACAGGCGGACATCGTGGTCCGTTCCCAGGGCGGTAATAATGCGGGGCATACGGTCTACCTGGGGCCAAAAAAATATGTGCTGCACCTGGTTCCCTCGGGAATCCTGCGCAAGCGCAAGGTGTGCGTCATCGGCAATGGCGTCGTGATCGATCCCATCAACCTGGTTCAGGAGCTCGACGGACTCGAGAAACTCGGGATCAAGATGGGACGCAACCTGCTGATCAGCGAGACCGCCCATCTGGTCTTTCCCTACCACCGTGAGCTGGATGCCCAGCGCGAGGTGACCAAAGGAAAGAACAAGATCGGCACCACCAAACGGGGCATCGGTCCGGCCTACGGGGATAAGGCAGCCCGCACCGGCCTGCGAATGATCGACCTTACCAAACCGGAGCAGTTTGCCGAGAAGCTCAAGCTGAAGATCAAAGAAAACAACGAGATTTTGAAGGCGTTTGGAGCCAAACCGCTGCAGTACAAACAGATTTTAAAGGACTATCTCGCGGCGGGAAAACGCCTGACGCCTTTCGTGGCCAATACCGTGGTTTATCTCCACGAGGCCTGCCGCGCCAACAAGAACATCCTCTTCGAAGGCGCCCAAGGCACGTTCCTGGATATCGATCACGGGACCTACCCCTACGTCACCTCCTCCAACACGACGGCGGGCGGAGCGTGCACCGGGTCAGGGGTGCCCCCGCATCGAATGGACAGTGTCATCGGCGTGATGAAGGCCTACACGACGCGTGTCGGCGAGGGACCTTTTCCGACCGAGAACGCCGAACTCTCTGATTTCTTGCATGGGTTGGGACGCGAGTTCGGTGCCACCACGGGCCGGGCTCGCCGGTGCGGATGGTTCGATGCGGTGGCGACCCGCCATGCCGCCATGGTCAATGGCATCGACGACCTGGCCGTGACCAATGTCGATGGCCTCGACACTCTCGATGTAGTTCGTGTGTGCGTCGGATATCGCCACGCAGGGAAGCGCTATGACTACGTTCCGGCCGATGCCGAGGTCCTGGGTCAGTGCCAGCCCGACTACGTCGAATTTCCCGGATGGAAGACTGACACGAGCAAGGCCCGCCGCTGGAAGGATCTGCCCGGAAAAGCCCGCGCTTACCTGGACGCCATCGCCCAGTTGACCGAAGCCCGATTGGCGATTGTCTCGGTAGGGCCGGCGCGCGATCAAACTTTGTTCCTCTGA
- a CDS encoding response regulator has protein sequence MSARRAIEILLVEDNPGDVRLAREAFYDAAVPHRFHWVQDGVEALAFLRREGRHEQAPIPDLVLLDLKLPRKGGQELLAELRKNQEFDHLPIFILTSAFAEDPVHQVAVQQATVFLTKPMGIDGYIRMARSIGDRWQTLAPGPVTAGSEVWRGLAPTASRND, from the coding sequence ATGAGCGCGCGAAGAGCCATCGAGATTCTTCTCGTGGAAGATAACCCGGGGGATGTGCGTCTCGCCCGGGAGGCTTTCTACGATGCAGCTGTCCCCCATCGGTTTCATTGGGTGCAGGACGGCGTCGAAGCCCTTGCATTCCTCCGGCGAGAAGGTCGGCACGAGCAAGCACCCATCCCCGACCTTGTTCTACTGGATCTGAAGCTTCCGCGCAAAGGTGGTCAAGAACTGCTCGCCGAGCTGCGTAAGAACCAGGAATTTGATCATCTCCCCATCTTCATCCTGACCAGCGCATTCGCTGAGGATCCCGTGCATCAGGTTGCTGTCCAGCAAGCCACGGTGTTCCTGACCAAGCCCATGGGGATCGACGGATACATCCGCATGGCCCGATCCATCGGCGACCGCTGGCAGACCTTGGCACCTGGGCCGGTCACGGCCGGTTCGGAAGTCTGGCGAGGACTCGCACCGACTGCTTCGCGCAATGACTGA